The sequence CTGGCAGTGGGGCGACAAGGCGCCCGGTGGAGCGGCGCAACAGCACCATGATCAGCGCCGTTTGAGCAACGGCAACACCGTGGTGCTGGCGAACAAGGTGCACAAGGTCAAAGGCTTCAAAGTCCCTGAGGTGATCGACGATGCAATCTATGAAGTCAGTCCCGACGGCGCGGTGAAATGGCGGTGGCTGGCCTCGGAACATCTCAATGAATTCGGCTTCACCGCCGAGCAGTTGAAACTGGTGCGTGCCAGTGAAAATCCGGACTACCTGCACATCAACAACCTCAGTCTGGTCGGGCCGAACAAATGGTTCGATGCCGGTGACAAGCGCTTCAATCCGGACAACCTGCTGATTGATTCACGCAACGCCAACTTCATCGCGATCATCGATAAGAGCAGCGGCAAAGTGGTCTGGCGTCTCGGACCGAATTTGCCGCTGATCAACCCGAAGACTGCACAGAAACTACCGCGTCCGGTGGATCAGTTTGTCGGCCAGCATGATGCGCACATCATTCCAGCCGGATTGCCCGGTGCCGGTAACGTGCTGGTGTTCGATAACCAGGGTTCGGCGGGTTATCCGAACGTCACCCTCGGGCTGATTTCCGGTTCGCGGGTATTGGAAATCGACCCGGTGAAAAATGAAATCGTCTGGCAGTACAGCGCGGCGAATTCGAAGCAGCCGGGCTGGGCGTTCTACAGTTCGTTTATCAGCAGTGCTCGGCGCTTGCCCAACGGCAACACGCTGATCGACGAAGGCATGAACGGGCGGTTTTTTCAGGTGACGAGCAGCGGTGAAAACGTCTGGGAATACGTCAGCCCCTATCTCGGCAAAGCGCCGGGCAGCGATGCGATCAGCAACTGGGTGTATCGGGCGCTGCCTGTGAGTTATGACTGGGTGCCAACGGGCACGCCACGCTCCGAGACGGCGGTTAATGCCCCGGTTCTCGGTGTGCAGCAAACCAATGCCAGTCGTTAGTTGAAATGGAATTAGTGCTCGAACGAACGGCGATAAGTTATGACCGGGTTGAACAGTGCATATTGCAATTTAGTTAGTTGCCCGCGTGGACAATAATTGAATGTCCAACCATCCTGACTGTCGTGAGTTTCCAGGAGGAAACTTGCTCTCATCGGAAGACACTTATCCCAACGATAAAGGAAATCGAATCATGTCGAGCATTAATGGCACTTATGTCAATTCCAACTCTGGCGCCAAGCTGGTGATTACCGATGGTAATGATTCCAACGGCTCGTTCAGCGGAACGTTGAGTCAGGGTGGTGTGAATTACGACATCCGTTATGGAAACTACCATTTCCAGAACAGTACCGGTAACCCGACCACCATTGCAGTACTTGCTCAGAATGGTAATAGCGGTTATCAGACATGGGCACTGTTTTCGCCGGATCATAACTATGCAAAATTGCGCGCTGCCGGCTCCCGTACAAACTTCGATGGTGATGTGGTGACCCTGGGCGGGGAATTCGTCAAACAGTAGTCTTGTTTAAAAGTTTAAAAGGCCGGTGCACGAAAGTGCTCCGGCCTTTTTTGTTATTCAGGAAAAATTATCATCAGTTATCTACTTGGTATTAGTCGTCCTGCAAAACCGTGTCAGTCGTAGTTGATGCGTTGCATGAATACTTTTAATGCCTGAAAAGCATGCACTTTTTCACCTATCGCTGCAGCCCCCGTGGCACGTGGCTTTGGCGAAATTGATCAATTCATATATTCCATAAAAGCCTATGCATAACGTTAAAGATTACTTTCGGAGATAAGCGCCAAGCCCAATGATTCACCCGTCGATCTGCCGTGGGGGATTCAACAAGCGGTTGATCGACAGTTTTTGTAGAGAACGCAAAAAGACCGCAGGGAGTGAATCAATGGGCAATGTCCAGACCGCCGCCAGCGCAGAGGAATTGCTGTGGCGTCAGACGCCGGGTGGCGAGTTGGTCGATCTCGGCCGGCCGCATCGTGTGCCGTTGGGGCAGTTGCGTTTGCAGCGTGCGCCCAAGGGCATTCTGAGTCGGCGCGAAACAATTCTGCTCGGCGTGCTCGCGCTGGTGGTGCATGGCGCGGTGATCTATTGGATCAGCCAGAAGCCGACGCCGGTGCTGCCGATCGTGCCGCCGGAAATTCCGCCGATGACTATCGAGTTCTCGCGCCCGGCACCGCCAGCGCCACCGGTTGTCGAGCCGCCGCCACCTGCGCCAGTGGTTGAACCGCCACCGCCGGTAGAAGACGAACTGGCGGTAAAACCGCCGCCCAAACCCGTTCCGAACCCCAAACCGGTGGTTAAACAGGCACCCAAACCAGCACCGAAAGCGGTCGAGCAACCACCGGCGCCGCCACAACCGGCCGCTCCGGTTGCAGCACCAGCGCCACCTGCGCCTCCCGCGCCGGCACCGGTAACCCCGGCATCAGCGAATGCCGCGTACCTGAAAAACCCGGCGCCGGAATACCCGTCGCTGGCCCAGCGTCGCGGTTGGGAGGGCACGGTGTTGCTGCGCGTACATGTGCTTGCCAGCGGTAAATCGGGCGAGATCCAGATAGCCAAAAGCAGTGGCCGGCAACAGCTCGACGACGCGGCGCTGAATGCCGTGAAACGTTGGAGTTTTGTCCCGGCCAAGCAGGGTGATGTCGCCCAGGACGGCTGGGTCAGCGTGCCCATCGATTTCAAGATTCATTAAACCGAAACCAAATTCGCGCGAAACGTTTACACGAGGGAATACATCATGACGTTACTGGCATCTCCACTGGAATCCATCGAAAGCGCGGTGATCTGGCTGCTGGTGGTTTTTTCCGTCGCCACCTGGGGGCTGGCATTGCTCAAGGCTTGGCAGTTCGGGCGTCTGAAGGCGCAGGACCGGCGTTTTCATAAACGTTTCTGGGCGGCGTCGAGTCTGGATTCCGCCGCTGAATTGAGCGAGACCCAACCCGGCGCAGCCGCGCGGGTGGCACAGGCCGGTTACGCGGCGATTCAGGTGGGCGAGGCGCCGCAGGCCAATGATTTGAGCCAGGCGATCAACCATCAGGATCGACTGGAGCGCGCCTTGCGTCAGCAGATCGTTCGCGAACGGCGTTCGCTGGAAACCGGTCTGGCAGTGGTCGCCAGTATTGGCAGTACGTCGCCGTTCATTGGTTTGTTCGGCACGGTGTGGGGAATCATGGAAGCGTTGAAGGGAATCAGCGCGGCCGGTTCGGCGAGCCTGGAAACGGTGGCCGGCCCGATCGGTGCGGCACTGGTCGCAACGGGCGTGGGTATCGCCGTCGCGGTGCCGGCGGTGCTGGTTTACAACTACTTTTTGCGTCGGTTGAAACTGACGGCGGCGGATCTGGACGACTTCGCCCACGACTTCTACAGCCTGGCGCAGAAGAGTGCGTTCCGTGTGCTGATTCATCCGACCGCGCACAAGGTTGCAGCAACCGGCAATTCGGCAAAAGTGAAGGAGGCGTCCTGATATGGCCTTCTCCACGCAAGACAGTGACGAGGTGCTCAGCGAGATCAACGTGACCCCGCTGGTGGATGTGATGCTGGTGCTGCTGGTGGTGTTTATCGTCACCGCGCCGCTGCTGACCAATGCGATCCCGATCAACCTGCCGAAGACCGAAGCGGTGGCGCCGGTCGAGCAGAAGGATCCGCTGGTGGTGAGCATTGATGGTGCCGGCAAACTGTTTATCAACAAGGATGAGATTCAACCGGACTTGCTGGAATTCAACCTCAAGTCGGCCAAGGCCAAGGACCCGGAAGTGCGCGTGCAGTTGCAGGCCGATGACGGGGTGAACTACGGCGAAGTGGCGCGGGCGATGGCTTCGATTGAGCGGGCGGGGATTACCAAGTTGTCGGTGATTACTGCGCGGTAACAGGATTTACGTTTTTCCGGGGCCGTCTCCTTGGCAGGGTGCGGCCCTTTTTTTATTTCTGGCATTAGAAGCAAAGCCCCTCACCCTAGCCCTCTCCCGGAGGGAGAGGGGACTGATCGCGTTGTTCTTACGAGTTACACCGACCTGAAATATCCAGTCGAACTCCAAATCTGAAAACCGCATAGATCGGCTCCCTTTCCCCCTCGCCCCCTTGGGGGAGAGGGCTGGGGTGAGGGGGAAAAGATTTCATGCCATGCACACATCTCATATTCATTTCAGATCTTAATAAATAGCTTCTTATTCCTTAACGAATATAAATCCCCTCCCTATACTCGTTCAGGAACAGACACGACGCAGGAGAGCTCCCCATGCGCAACGAATCAATCCGCTACCTGATTGTGCCGGGCTGGCAAGGATCGCCAGAAGATCATTGGCAAAGCCACTGGCAGAACAGCCTGCCAAACAGTGCGCGGGTCGAACAGGCCGATTGGCTGACGCCGCGTCGTGAAGACTGGGTCGCGGCACTGGCCGAGGCGATTGCCGCCGACAGCACGCCGGTGATCCTTATCGCCCACAGCCTGGGCTGCGTCACGGTTGCCCATTGGGCAGCCACTGCGCCGCTGCAATACCTGCGTCAGGTGCGCGGCGCCTTGCTGGTCGCACCGGCCGATGTCGAGCGCCCGGCCTGCGCGCCGGCGCTGCGTAACTTCGCACCGATTCCGACTGATCTGCTGCCGTTCCCAAGCCAGGTCGTCAGCTCCGACAACGACGCCGCCGTCAGCGCACCGCGCGCTCTGGAACTGGCGCGCAACTGGGGTGCCGAGGCGGGGATTCTCGCCGGGGCCGGACACATCAACGTCAAGTCCGGGCATCAGCGTTGGGAGCAGGGTTTTGCCTATCTCTATCGCCTGCAAAACCGCATGGAACACCACGCCCGTCGGCGCGCCTGATTTCTTTTTTCTTTGAACGCCCCCGTCTCCCGGCGGTTTTGGGCGGGAGTCTGCCATGAGTTTCGAAACCTTCGGTCAGCCGTTGCTGACCTTTCCCGATGCTGAAAAAAGCCCCCTGAGCATTCGCGCCAAGGCGCTGGTTTTTGTCGACCCGCGCTCGCGTCAGTTGCGCGAAGAACTGGAGCAGTTGGCGCCGCGTTCGACCTCGGTACTGATCCGTGGCGAGACCGGCACCGGTAAAGAATTGCTTGCCCGGCATATCCATCGCGCCAGCGACCGCAGTGGCCTGTTCGTTTCGGTGAATTGCGGGGCGATCAGCCCGACCTACGCTGATGCCGAACTGTTCGGCTATGCCGCCGGCAGTTACAGCGGCTCGGCCAGCAGCCGTGCAGGCTGGTTCGGTTCGGCCAACGGCGGCACGCTGTACCTCGATGAAATCGGCGATTTGCCGCTGCCGATCCAGATCAAACTGCTCGCCGCCCTGGAGAACCACGAAGTCACCCGTGTCGGTGCACATCAACCGAGTCCGGTGGATGTGCGCCTGGTCGCGGCGACCAGCATCGATCTGGCGCAAGCAGTGGACGCTGGCAAATTTCATGAGCGGCTCTATCACTACTTGAGCGAAGGGCAACTGGAACTGCCCGCCTTGCGCGCGCGTATTGGCGACATTCTTTCGTTGGCCGAGTATTTCCTCGGCATTTATAGCCAGCGTCTGGATCTACCGGTGCCGCTGATCAGCGAGGCGGCACAACACGTGCTCGAACAACACAGCTGGCCGGGCAACACCCGCGAGCTGGAAAACGTCATTCACTTTGCGTTGTTGGTGAGTACCGGTGACGAGATTCTGCCGGAGCACCTGAATCTGCCCGAGGTGTCTGGGCCGCAGCTTCAGATCGAGCGACTGGTTGCACAAATCAACATCGGCGGCAGCGTCGATGAACGTAAGGCATTGAAAGATTTGCTGATTCGTCTGAGTGCGGCGTTGTAACCGTTTCGTTCAACATGAACAAAATGGAATATGAAGCTGAATAAACGTTATTGTCCGGGAATAAAAAATCCCGGTATTGTCCGACCCACGCCAGCGATATCACTTCACTGGCACACGTATTAATGCCGTCGTCGATGACGACCGTGATTTTCGATAAGGACACTGCATGAAAAAGGTTCTGTTGTTTACCGCATTGGCGGCTGCTCTGACTGCTTCCCTGGCCAATGCCGGTGAGAAACTGGTGGTTGCCGCGACCCCGGTGCCGCACGCTGAAATCCTCGAGCTGATCAAGCCGACCCTGGCCAAAGAAGGCGTGGATCTGGAAATCAAAGTCTTCACCGACTACATTCAACCGAACGTACAGGTTGGCGAGAAGCGTCTGGACGCCAACTACTTCCAGACCCTGCCGTACCTGAACAGCTTCAACCTGGGAAAATACAAGGACGACAAGTCCAAGTACCTGGTGACCGTGCAGGGCGTGCACGTTGAACCGTTCGGCGGCTACTCGAGCAAATACAAGACCCTGGCTGAACTGCCGGACGGCGCCACTATCGCCATCCCGAACGAAGGCAGCAACAGCGGCCGCGCTCTGATCCTGCTGCAGAAGGCTGGCCTGATCGAGCTGAAAGATCCGAAAAACGCCCTGGCAACGCCGAAAGACATCGCCAAGAACCCGCACAACTTCAAGTTCAAGGAACTGGAATCGGCCCTGCTGCCACGCGTTCTGAAGGAAGTTGATCTGGACATGATCAACACCAACTACGCGCTGGAAGCCAAGTTGAACCCGCAGAAAGATGCGCTGGTGATTGAAGGCGCTGACTCGCCGTACGTAAACTTCCTGGTGGCCCGTGAGGACAACAAGAACAGCGACGCGATCCAGAAACTGGCCAAAGCCCTGACCAGCCCGGAAGTCAAAGCGTTCATCGAGAAGAAGTACAACGGCGCGGTACTGCCGGCGTTCTGATCTGACGCTTGAGTGAACCCCTTCAAGGTGTGAAAACGCCGATGGCCAGTGATGGGCATCGGCGTTTTTGTGTGTGCGTTGGAAAAGCCCCTCACCCTGACCCTCCCGAAACGTCGGACCGCCCAGAGGGAGAGGGGACTGATCGGGGGATGCTGTAGAAGTACGCCGACGTGAAAGATTTCTGCTGAATCCATAATCGACTCGATCTTTCAGGTCGATGTTTGACGTAAGACACCTCGGTAGGCTCCCTCTCCTGGAGGGAGAGGGGACTGATCGGGGGGATGTCGTAGAGGTACGCCGATGTGAAAGATCTCTGCCGAATCCATAATCGACTCGGTCTTTCAGGTCGATGTATGACGCAAGACACCTCGGACGGCTCCCTCTCCCTCCGGGAGAGGGCTGGGGTGAGGGGCTTTTGATTTACGCTGTGGCCTTCAGCGCCCGCCTCAACGCCACCAACAATTTCACAATTTCCTGCGGATCCAGTCGCTGCGGCACTTTTACGTCCATGTTCTCTTCCTTGTTATGGGTTTGGCCGGGGGAGTCTGGCCAAAAGCTGTTCATCCTTGGAGGGCTTTCGTGAAAAAAAGATCCGTCCTACAGCGCAAAGGAAAATAGCCTTCTTATTCCTTCCCGGCAAACCCACAAGATAGTTTTTTGGGTGATATCAATATGCTTTAACGGTATTTAAATTCTTGTTTTTATACCTATAAAGTCGGTGTCTGCCGGACAGCCATCCGCTGCCCATGGACTGCACCACCGTCGCTTACCGAGCGGCGTCCAGGACGTTTCATGACTTTCGATTACGCATTTATCCTCAGCACCCTGCCGGCGTTTCTCAAAGCCGTGGGCGTGACGCTGCAGGTCGGTTTTATCGCCATTGGCACCTCGTTGTCGGTGGCACTGCTCAACGCGACGATTCTGGTGTTCCGCACGCCTTACCTGCAAAAACTCGTGGGCCTGTACGTGGAGCTTGCGCGCAACACACCGCTGCTGATCCAGTTGTTCTTCGTCTACTTCGCCTTGCCGGCGCTGGGGATCAAGGTCTCCGGATTCACCGCCGCGATCATCACCATGACCTTCCTCGGCGGCGCCTACCTTACCGAAGTGCTGCGCGCCGGAGTCGATGCGGTGCCGCAGGCGCAACTGGAATCGGGGCGTTCCATCGGCCTGTCCCACGGCCAGTTGCTGCGCTACGTGATCCTGCCGCAAGCGGGGATCCTCAGCCTGCCGTCGCTGTTCGCCAATTTCATTTTCCTGCTCAAGGAAACCACCGTGGTCTCGGCGGTGGCGGTGCCGGAAATTCTCTACACCACCAAGAGCTACATCGCGCTTTATTACAAAACCTACGAAATGCTCGCCGTGCTGACACTGATCTGCGTGCTGTTGTTCTTGCCGCTGTCGCTGCTTCTCAGCCGTCTGGAAAGGAGGCTCCAGCATGGCCAGTTCGGGTCTTGAACTGCTCTGGGTGTCGTTGCCGCAATTGGCCAAAGGCGCCGGGCAAACCCTGTCGATCTCGTTTCTGAGCATCGCCATCAGCACCGTTGGCGGCGTGCTCTACGGTGTACTGCGAACGCTCAACGTGACGTGGCTGAACGCGATCCTGCGGGTGTATCTGGAGCTGTTCCGGGCGATCCCGGTGCTGGTCTGGCTGTATCTGTTGTTCTTCGGTCTGCCGATTTTCTTTGGTCTGAGCATTCCGAGTTTCTGGTGCGCGGTGCTGGTGCTGTCGCTGTGGGGCGCCAGCGAGGTCGGCGAAGTGGCACGCGGCGCATTGCATTCGTTGCCGCGCGGGCAGCGTGAAGCGGGGCTGTCGATTGGTCTGAACGCTGCGCAACTCTACGGCTACGTGCTGCTGCCGCAAGCGCTGAAACGCATGACACCGCCGACCATCAACGTCTATACGCGAATCATCAAGACCAGTTCGCTGGCGGTGCTGATTGGAGTCGTCGACGTGATCAAGGTCGGCCAGCAGATTATCGAGCGCACCTACGAATCGGTGCTGATCTACGGCGCGCTGTTCCTGTTTTTCTTTTTCATCTGCTACCCGCTCTCGGCCGCTTCGCGTGTGCTGGAGCGGCGCTGGACGCAAGCATGAGCGCATTGATCGAGTTTCACGGTTTCAACAAGTTCTATGGTGAGCAGCAGGTGCTCAACGGCATCGATCTGCAGGTGCAGAGCGGCGAAGTGATCGTCATCCTCGGCCCCAGCGGTTGCGGCAAAAGCACTCTGCTGCGTTGCCTCAATGGCCTCGAAGTCGCCCACAGCGGCAGCCTGAAATTTCTCGACCGTGAGCTGCTGGACAAGGCCACTGACTGGCGCGAGATCCGTCAGCAGATCGGCATGGTGTTCCAGAGTTATCACCTGTTTCCGCACATGAGCGTGCTCGACAACCTGCTGCTCGGCCCGCTCAAAGTGCAGAAGCGTCAGCGCCGCGAAGCGCAACAACAAGCCGAAGCTTTGCTCGAACGCGTGGGTCTGGCCGACAAGCGCGACGCCTTCCCGCGTCAGCTGTCCGGCGGTCAGCAGCAACGCATCGCCATCGTCCGTTCGCTGTGCATGAAGCCACGGGTGATGCTCTTCGACGAAGTCACCGCCGCCCTTGACCCGGAGATGGTCAAGGAAGTTTTGCAGGTCATTCAGGGCCTGGCCCGCGAAGGCATGACCCTGCTGATCGTCACCCACGAAATGGCCTTCGCCCGTGCGGTGGCCGACCGCATCGTGTTCATGGATGCCGGGCGCATCCTTGAACAGAACCCACCCGAGATTTTCTTTACGAACCCGCAAACCGCACGCGCGCAGCAGTTTCTGGAGAAGTTCTCCTTCGTTGCAACACTGCCAGAAACGAATCCGACAAAGGAACTGGAACTGTTATGAAAACTGCCGCTTTTTTACTGCCCCTGCTCAGCCTCGCCTTGCTCGCCGGTTGCAGCAAAACCGAAGAACCGCCCAAGCCGAAAGTCGCCAGCGAAAGCACCGCGCCGGCCGGTTACCTGGACAAGATCAAGGCTCGCAACAAATTGATTGTCGGCGTCTTTACCGATAAGCCGCCATTCGGTTTTGTCGATGAGGCCGGGCGCTACGTCGGTTTCGACACTGATATTGGCCGGCGCTTTGCCAAGGATCTGCTCGGCGATGAAAACAAGGTCGAGTTCGTTGCCGTCGAGCCGGCGAGTCGCATCCCTTTCCTGCAAAGCGACAAGGTCGACCTGATCCTCGCCAACATGACCGTGACGCCTGAGCGCAAGGAAGCGGTGGAATTTACCAACCCGAACCTCAAGGTCGCGGTGCAGGCGCTGGTGCCGCAGAGCAGCTCGGTGAAAAAACTTGATGATCTGGCGACCCGCACCACTATCGTCACCACCGGTACGACGGCGGATATCTGGCTGACCAAGAATCATCCGGACTGGAAACTGCTGAAGTTCGAGAAAAACTCCGAATCGCTGCAAGCTTTGGCCAATGGTCGTGGCGATGCTTATGCACAGGACAATCTGGTGTTGTTCAGCTGGGCCAAGCAGAACCCGGGCTATCGTGTGCTCGATGAAAAGCTGGGGGCTGAAGCGCCGATTGCGCCGGCGGTGAAGAAGGGCAATATCGAGCTGCGCGACTGGGTGAATACCGAGCTGACCAAGCTGGGTGAGGAGAAGTATCTGCTCAAGCTGTACGACCAATATGTGCGTAAGGAACTTAGCGATGACACCAAGCCTGAGAGCGTGATTGTCGAGGGTGGCAAGTGGCAGGGGTGATTGTCTGTTGAGTCGGTGGTGAGGCTTGCCCCTCACCCCAGCCCTCTCCCGAGGGAGAGGGAGCCGACCGAGGTGTCTTGCATCAGACATCGACCTGACAAACCGAGTCGATTATGGATTCACATAGTCATTTTCACGTCGGCGTCACTCTTGAGCATCCGCCAATCAGTCCCCTCTCCCTCTGGGAGAGGGTTAGGGTGAGGGGCTTTTGGCTGGAACGCTCAATCCGGCCAGTTCCACGCCGGCTCATCCAGTACCCGCTGGCCGACAATCCCGGTCTGCCCCAGGTTTTTTTCCAGCACAATGCAATTGCACTCGGGATCTTCCTGCAACGCCGAAATCAACCGCCGCGCATGCGACACCACCCACACCTGACATTGCTCCGAGGCACGGATAATCAACCGCGCCAACGCTGGCAACAGATCCGGGTGCAAACTGGTTTCCGGTTCGTTCAGTACCATCAATGACGGTGGCCGTGGCGTCAGTAATGCCGCGACCAACAGCAGATAGCGCAACGTCCCGTCCGACAGCTCCGCCGCCGATAACGGCCGCAACAAACCTTCCTGATAAAACTCGATGGCAAACCTGCCACCGGCCTGCGCTTCGATATGCACCCGTGCGCCCGGAAACGCATCAGTAATCGCCGCACGCATGGCGTCGCCGTCACCAATCTCGATGATGGTCTGCAAAGCTGCCGCCAAATCCCGCCCATCGTGATGCAGCACTGGCGTGCGCGTGCCCAATTGCGGTTGGCGTACGGGCGCATCGGCATCGCTACGAAAGTGATCGTAAAAGCGCCAGCGGCGAATGAACTCGCGCATCTGAAACACTTCCGGCGAGCTGCGCAGGCTACCGACCTGATCAAACAAACTGTCGAAATTCGGCGTGTGTTGCGCCAGCACGTCCCATTGGCGCTCGTTGCGTGCGCGGATCATCGGGCCGTCGCGATCCACCAGCAGGCTGGCGGGACGGTAAAGCGCGCCGGCCCAGATGCATTCGCGCTTGATCTGCGGGTCGAGGCTGAACCGCGAGGGGATCGGCCGTGAATGTTCGGGCAACATGAAGTGCCCGTTGGAATCGGGCAGGCCGAGGCTGATCGAATAACTGAAATCCTCCCCGGCAAATCCCAGACGCAGGCGCTTCACACCTTGGCGCACCGTCGACTGGATCGGCACCTCGCCGTTACGCATGCGCCGGCTGATGGTTTCCGGCCCGGCCCAGAAGGTCGATTCCAGTCCACCCTCACGGGCCAGCGCATTGACCACGCCGCCCTGTGCGGTTTCCGCCAGCAGGCGCAAGGCCCGGTAGAGGTTGGACTTGCCGCTGCCGTTGGGGCCGGTGATCAGGTTCAGCCGGCCCAGCGGGATCACCAGTTTGTTGATCGAACGGTAATTGGCCACTGCCAGAGTGTTGAGCATGGAATTCCTTCTCTTGAGACGCCTATTGTAGGAGCTGCCGCAGGCTGCGATCTTTTGATGTTGTTTTTAAAAGATCAAAAGATCGCAGCCTGCGGCAGCTCCTACAGGAAAACATGGGGGACGAACGGGCGAACGTTGAACCCTGTTCTAAGCTCACAGTCGTATCGTCACTTGCACGTTCGTACACAGGAAGGAGTCTGCATGGCGAGTCCC comes from Pseudomonas sp. RU47 and encodes:
- a CDS encoding aryl-sulfate sulfotransferase; its protein translation is MLRIKTALPVLLSGAVLSAGAFAAPSVYPTGVTRYDPNKAFNQYVIFSGADKQTHLIDMNGNEVKTWPQAGFPSAIIDPKLVGGERGHVLLQLSEKDPGKLGSAGNGLGNQSVGELDWNGKVVWQWGDKAPGGAAQQHHDQRRLSNGNTVVLANKVHKVKGFKVPEVIDDAIYEVSPDGAVKWRWLASEHLNEFGFTAEQLKLVRASENPDYLHINNLSLVGPNKWFDAGDKRFNPDNLLIDSRNANFIAIIDKSSGKVVWRLGPNLPLINPKTAQKLPRPVDQFVGQHDAHIIPAGLPGAGNVLVFDNQGSAGYPNVTLGLISGSRVLEIDPVKNEIVWQYSAANSKQPGWAFYSSFISSARRLPNGNTLIDEGMNGRFFQVTSSGENVWEYVSPYLGKAPGSDAISNWVYRALPVSYDWVPTGTPRSETAVNAPVLGVQQTNASR
- a CDS encoding energy transducer TonB; protein product: MGNVQTAASAEELLWRQTPGGELVDLGRPHRVPLGQLRLQRAPKGILSRRETILLGVLALVVHGAVIYWISQKPTPVLPIVPPEIPPMTIEFSRPAPPAPPVVEPPPPAPVVEPPPPVEDELAVKPPPKPVPNPKPVVKQAPKPAPKAVEQPPAPPQPAAPVAAPAPPAPPAPAPVTPASANAAYLKNPAPEYPSLAQRRGWEGTVLLRVHVLASGKSGEIQIAKSSGRQQLDDAALNAVKRWSFVPAKQGDVAQDGWVSVPIDFKIH
- a CDS encoding MotA/TolQ/ExbB proton channel family protein; translation: MTLLASPLESIESAVIWLLVVFSVATWGLALLKAWQFGRLKAQDRRFHKRFWAASSLDSAAELSETQPGAAARVAQAGYAAIQVGEAPQANDLSQAINHQDRLERALRQQIVRERRSLETGLAVVASIGSTSPFIGLFGTVWGIMEALKGISAAGSASLETVAGPIGAALVATGVGIAVAVPAVLVYNYFLRRLKLTAADLDDFAHDFYSLAQKSAFRVLIHPTAHKVAATGNSAKVKEAS
- a CDS encoding ExbD/TolR family protein; translation: MAFSTQDSDEVLSEINVTPLVDVMLVLLVVFIVTAPLLTNAIPINLPKTEAVAPVEQKDPLVVSIDGAGKLFINKDEIQPDLLEFNLKSAKAKDPEVRVQLQADDGVNYGEVARAMASIERAGITKLSVITAR
- a CDS encoding alpha/beta hydrolase; the protein is MRNESIRYLIVPGWQGSPEDHWQSHWQNSLPNSARVEQADWLTPRREDWVAALAEAIAADSTPVILIAHSLGCVTVAHWAATAPLQYLRQVRGALLVAPADVERPACAPALRNFAPIPTDLLPFPSQVVSSDNDAAVSAPRALELARNWGAEAGILAGAGHINVKSGHQRWEQGFAYLYRLQNRMEHHARRRA
- a CDS encoding sigma 54-interacting transcriptional regulator; the protein is MSFETFGQPLLTFPDAEKSPLSIRAKALVFVDPRSRQLREELEQLAPRSTSVLIRGETGTGKELLARHIHRASDRSGLFVSVNCGAISPTYADAELFGYAAGSYSGSASSRAGWFGSANGGTLYLDEIGDLPLPIQIKLLAALENHEVTRVGAHQPSPVDVRLVAATSIDLAQAVDAGKFHERLYHYLSEGQLELPALRARIGDILSLAEYFLGIYSQRLDLPVPLISEAAQHVLEQHSWPGNTRELENVIHFALLVSTGDEILPEHLNLPEVSGPQLQIERLVAQINIGGSVDERKALKDLLIRLSAAL
- a CDS encoding MetQ/NlpA family ABC transporter substrate-binding protein, translated to MKKVLLFTALAAALTASLANAGEKLVVAATPVPHAEILELIKPTLAKEGVDLEIKVFTDYIQPNVQVGEKRLDANYFQTLPYLNSFNLGKYKDDKSKYLVTVQGVHVEPFGGYSSKYKTLAELPDGATIAIPNEGSNSGRALILLQKAGLIELKDPKNALATPKDIAKNPHNFKFKELESALLPRVLKEVDLDMINTNYALEAKLNPQKDALVIEGADSPYVNFLVAREDNKNSDAIQKLAKALTSPEVKAFIEKKYNGAVLPAF
- a CDS encoding amino acid ABC transporter permease gives rise to the protein MTFDYAFILSTLPAFLKAVGVTLQVGFIAIGTSLSVALLNATILVFRTPYLQKLVGLYVELARNTPLLIQLFFVYFALPALGIKVSGFTAAIITMTFLGGAYLTEVLRAGVDAVPQAQLESGRSIGLSHGQLLRYVILPQAGILSLPSLFANFIFLLKETTVVSAVAVPEILYTTKSYIALYYKTYEMLAVLTLICVLLFLPLSLLLSRLERRLQHGQFGS
- a CDS encoding amino acid ABC transporter permease, which produces MASSGLELLWVSLPQLAKGAGQTLSISFLSIAISTVGGVLYGVLRTLNVTWLNAILRVYLELFRAIPVLVWLYLLFFGLPIFFGLSIPSFWCAVLVLSLWGASEVGEVARGALHSLPRGQREAGLSIGLNAAQLYGYVLLPQALKRMTPPTINVYTRIIKTSSLAVLIGVVDVIKVGQQIIERTYESVLIYGALFLFFFFICYPLSAASRVLERRWTQA
- a CDS encoding amino acid ABC transporter ATP-binding protein, with amino-acid sequence MSALIEFHGFNKFYGEQQVLNGIDLQVQSGEVIVILGPSGCGKSTLLRCLNGLEVAHSGSLKFLDRELLDKATDWREIRQQIGMVFQSYHLFPHMSVLDNLLLGPLKVQKRQRREAQQQAEALLERVGLADKRDAFPRQLSGGQQQRIAIVRSLCMKPRVMLFDEVTAALDPEMVKEVLQVIQGLAREGMTLLIVTHEMAFARAVADRIVFMDAGRILEQNPPEIFFTNPQTARAQQFLEKFSFVATLPETNPTKELELL
- a CDS encoding transporter substrate-binding domain-containing protein, which codes for MKTAAFLLPLLSLALLAGCSKTEEPPKPKVASESTAPAGYLDKIKARNKLIVGVFTDKPPFGFVDEAGRYVGFDTDIGRRFAKDLLGDENKVEFVAVEPASRIPFLQSDKVDLILANMTVTPERKEAVEFTNPNLKVAVQALVPQSSSVKKLDDLATRTTIVTTGTTADIWLTKNHPDWKLLKFEKNSESLQALANGRGDAYAQDNLVLFSWAKQNPGYRVLDEKLGAEAPIAPAVKKGNIELRDWVNTELTKLGEEKYLLKLYDQYVRKELSDDTKPESVIVEGGKWQG